One region of Parambassis ranga chromosome 21, fParRan2.1, whole genome shotgun sequence genomic DNA includes:
- the twist2 gene encoding twist-related protein 2, with product MEEGSSSPVSPVDSLVTSEEELDRQQKRFARKRRHSKKSSEDSSGSSPGSVKRGKKPSPSSNQSFEELQNQRVLANVRERQRTQSLNEAFASLRKIIPTLPSDKLSKIQTLKLASRYIDFLCQVLQSDEMDSKMSSCSYVAHERLSYAFSVWRMEGAWSMSASH from the coding sequence ATGGAAGAGGGCTCCAGTTCTCCGGTCTCCCCTGTGGATAGTCTGGTGACCAGCGAGGAGGAGctggacagacagcagaaacGTTTcgcgaggaagaggagacacagTAAAAAGTCCAGCGAGGATAGCAGCGGCAGCAGCCCGGGGTCGGTCAAACGAGGGAAAAAGCCGAGTCCGAGCAGCAACCAGTCCTTCGAGGAGCTGCAGAACCAGCGGGTCCTGGCCAACGTCCGGGAGAGACAACGGACTCAGTCTCTGAACGAGGCCTTTGCGTCTTTGCGCAAAATTATCCCAACGCTGCCATCGGACAAACTCAGCAAGATACAGACGCTGAAGTTGGCTTCTAGATACATAGATTTTCTCTGTCAGGTGCTGCAGAGCGATGAGATGGACAGCAAGATGTCCAGCTGCAGCTACGTAGCGCACGAAAGACTCAGTTACGCGTTTTCAGTGTGGAGGATGGAGGGCGCTTGGTCTATGTCAGCATCTCACTAG